The following coding sequences are from one Triticum aestivum cultivar Chinese Spring chromosome 5A, IWGSC CS RefSeq v2.1, whole genome shotgun sequence window:
- the LOC123107016 gene encoding uncharacterized protein gives MERFFLRCQIFNCAHILLLLLLLNEESNSIYFWKRIRINRLILPSSGASRAIQIHPYLLVPFSRLFPSRSPLAMEAPLTCSQHTAASPSQLLQGQPPAAAKATRALVQKATADAASRASGANVADGCAHARLARVARRYYNGEPTVFRVCFRRVARAPTRGLAGCNGATMEALEAATEHHRHRAVLQLSIVGAIAAATPAMLP, from the coding sequence ATGGAACGTTTTTTTCTCCGGTGTCAAATTTTCAATTGTGCACATattctgttgttgttgttgttgttaaatGAAGAATCAAATTCAATTTATTTTTGGAAAAGGATCAGAATCAACCGGTTGATTTTACCCTCTTCTGGAGCGTCGCGAGCCATCCAAATCCATCCCTATCTTCTCGTTCCCTTCTCGCGTCTCTTTCCCTCTCGTTCTCCTCTGGCCATGGAAGCGCCACTCACCTGCTCCCAGcacaccgccgcctcgccgtcgcaaCTGCTGCAAGGGCAGCCACCGGCCGCTGCAAAGGCAACGCGTGCACTGGTGCAGAAAGCGACTGCCGACGCAGCTAGCAGGGCCTCCGGCGCCAATGTTGCAGATGGGTGTGCCCATGCCCGCCTCGCCAGAGTCGCGCGGCGGTACTACAACGGGGAGCCAACGGTGTTCCGTGTTTGCTTCAGGCGAGTGGCGCGTGCTCCAACCAGGGGGCTTGCCGGTTGCAATGGAGCAACGATGGAGGCCCTCGAAGCTGCGACGGAGCATCACCGGCATCGGGCGGTGCTACAATTGAGCATCGTCGGAGCCATTGCTGCTGCAACTCCGGCGATGTTGCCTTGA
- the LOC123107017 gene encoding zinc finger AN1 domain-containing stress-associated protein 17, translating into MARRGTEAFPDLGAHCDKEDCNQLDFLPFDCDGCGKVFCAEHRTYVEHGCPRAADQGRTVVVCEACGDSIERDGADKTDAEILDAHARSRRGCDPARKRKPRCPARRCKETLTFSNTSQCKDCGQKLCLKHRFPTDHECSRVSPAGAAAAARRAGDCGRDAQKAKDGGGWALPPLVRNSKMF; encoded by the coding sequence ATGGCGCGGCGGGGCACGGAGGCGTTCCCGGACCTGGGCGCGCACTGCGACAAGGAGGACTGCAACCAGCTCGACTTCCTGCCCTTCGACTGCGACGGCTGCGGCAAGGTGTTCTGCGCCGAGCACCGCACGTACGTTGAGCACGGCTGCCCGCGCGCCGCCGACCAGGGCCGCACCGTCGTCGTCTGCGAGGCCTGCGGCGACTCCATCGAGCGCGACGGGGCGGACAAGACGGACGCGGAGATCCTCGACGCGCACGCGCGGTCGCGCCGGGGCTGCGACCCGGCCAGGAAGCGCAAGCCGCGCTGCCCCGCGCGCCGCTGCAAGGAGACGCTCACCTTCTCCAACACCAGCCAGTGCAAGGATTGCGGGCAGAAGCTGTGCCTCAAGCACCGGTTCCCCACGGACCACGAGTGCTCGCGCGTGTCGCCGGcgggggccgccgccgccgcgaggagGGCCGGCGACTGCGGCCGCGACGCGCAGAAGGCCAAGGACGGCGGTGGGTGGGCGCTGCCGCCGTTGGTCCGGAATTCCAAGATGTTCTGA